The following proteins come from a genomic window of Parambassis ranga chromosome 4, fParRan2.1, whole genome shotgun sequence:
- the commd2 gene encoding COMM domain-containing protein 2 has product MLLVLSEEHKEHLAFLLKVDATVIEEFGRIAMDILRRGISPKIYEGAARKLCVPVEMVQHGVEGLMFLITESAKHMVSEVDFINSVLVLGFGEEVNQILLQLYMQHHSQIRSILSQLHSNLPAYHNLEWRLDVQLASRSVHQQVIPMLTVCLLLTSGGESHGDYSSVLQTDLRTLLSLISTLEAALAAMKTSHARRILRNIK; this is encoded by the exons ATGCTGTTGGTTCTATCTGAGGAACACAAAGAGCACCTCGCCTTCCTGCTGAAGGTTGACGCCACAG TGATTGAAGAGTTTGGTCGCATAGCAATGGACATTCTCAGGAGAGGAATTAGCCCCAAGATCTACGAGGGAGCAGCCA GGAagctgtgtgttcctgtggAAATGGTACAGCATGGAGTGGAAGGACTGATGTTCCTTATTACTGAGAGCGCTAAACACATG GTTTCTGAGGTGGATTTCATAAACTCGGTGTTGGTATTGGGTTTTGGTGAAGAAGTGAACCAGATCCTCTTACAG CTCTACATGCAGCACCACAGTCAGATCCGCAGCATCCTGAGTCAGCTGCACTCTAACCTGCCTGCTTACCACAACCTGGAGTGGAGACTGGATGTACAG TTGGCAAGTCGTTCTGTCCATCAGCAGGTCATTCCCATGCTGACAGTGTGTCTGCTCTTGACAAGTGGTGGTGAGAGCCACGGTGACTACAGCAGTGTTCTCCAGACAGATCTCAGGACCCTTCTTTCCCTCATTTCTACATTAGAAGCTGCTCTGGCTGCCATGAAAACCAGTCATGCACGGCGCATTTTACGTAACATCAAATAG
- the lmnb2 gene encoding lamin-B2, which produces MATANVTPSHGAGLSAASTPLSPTRISRLQEKQDLQHLNDRLAVYIDRVRALELENDRLMVKVCEKEEVTTREVTGLKALYEAELADARRVLDETAKERARLQIDLGKAHAELEETTRSAKKKDGDLAAALSRVNSLEAQLNKSEASLSTALSQNAALTSELADVNNLLAKAEDSHAVAKHQLEAETLMRVDLENRCQSLSEELEFRKNMFEEEVRESRRRQEQRIVEVDSGVRQDYEVQLAQALQDLRRQHDEQVSFYKEELEQTFQAKLDNAKVSSEINDKAMSTAKEELQESRIRIDSLGYQLNALQKQMAASEDRIRELEEILSGERDKHRRAMEGKEQEMTELRDRMNSQLSEYQELLDVKLALDMEINAYRKLLEGEEHRLKLSPSPSSRVTASRLTSSSSSRSSKRKRGEVETKDVLETRRGEGQLLVSEEATASGAVNISPTDMDGNAVTLNNDTEQDQSLGNWRLKRQVDNGEEVIFKFSPKFVLKAGHSVTVWSADAGVAHSPPSDLLWKNQASWGTGIDIVTSLINSDGEVVARRSVTKTQVEVENGEEEEGEEEDAQTGKVSSRECAIM; this is translated from the exons ATGGCGACTGCCAACGTTACCCCGAGCCATGGAGCTGGGCTGTCAGCGGCCTCTACACCTCTCTCCCCAACCCGGATATCTCGGTTACAGGAGAAACAAGATTTGCAGCATTTGAACGATAGACTAGCCGTGTACATCGACCGTGTACGGGCACTAGAATTGGAGAACGACCGACTGATGGTCaaagtgtgtgagaaagaggaggTGACTACTAGAGAG GTGACAGGCCTGAAGGCCCTGTATGAGGCAGAGTTAGCCGATGCCCGGCGTGTTTTGGATGAAACTGCAAAAGAGAGAGCCAGGCTCCAGATAGACCTTGGCAAGGCTCACGCCGAGCTGGAAGAAACCACACGCAG TGCAAAGAAGAAGGATGGTGATCTTGCTGCAGCATTGTCGAGAGTCAACAGTTTAGAGGCCCAGCTGAATAAAAGTGAAGCATCTCTCTCAACAGCTTTAAGCCAAAATGCCGCTCTGACTTCTGAACTAGCTGATGTGAACAACCTGCTAGCTAAG GCAGAGGACAGCCATGCTGTTGCTAAGCACCAGCTTGAAGCTGAGACCCTGATGCGTGTGGACCTGGAGAACCGCTGTCAGTCACTGAGTGAAGAGCTGGAATTCAGAAAGAATATGTTTGAGGAG GAGGTGCGAGAGTCTCGACGTCGTCAGGAGCAAAGAATTGTGGAGGTGGATTCTGGAGTCAGGCAAGACTATGAGGTCCAACTGGCACAAGCTTTGCAG GACCTAAGGAGGCAACATGATGAACAAGTTTCTTTTTACAAAGAAGAACTAGAGCAAACCTTTCAGGCCAAG CTGGATAATGCCAAGGTGTCCTCAGAGATTAATGACAAGGCAATGAGCACTGCAAAGGAGGAGCTACAGGAGTCCCGTATAAGAATAGACAGTCTTGGATATCAGCTCAACGCCTTGCAGAAACAG ATGGCTGCCTCAGAAGATCGGATCAGAGAGCTGGAAGAAATTCTTTCAGGAGAGCGGGACAAGCACCGCCGTGCCATGGAAGGAAAAGAACAGGAGATGACTGAGCTGAGAGATAGGATGAACTCTCAGCTCAGTGAATACCAGGAGTTGCTGGACGTGAAGCTTGCCCTGGATATGGAGATTAATGCATACAGGAAACTACTCGAGGGAGAGGAGCATAG GCTGAAGCTGTCCCCTAGCCCATCTTCCCGAGTCACCGCTTCCAGGCTTaccagctcttcctcctcccgtTCATctaagaggaagagaggagaggtggagacTAAAGATGTGTTGGAGacgagaagaggagaggggcaGCTGCTGGTATCAGAAGAGGCCACAGCCAGTGGTGCAGTCAACATATCGCCAACTGACATGGATGGAAATGCAGTCACACTTAATAATGATACTGAGCAG GACCAGTCTTTGGGAAACTGGAGACTGAAGAGACAGGTTGACAATGGGGAGGAAGTTATCTTCAAGTTCTCTCCAAAATTTGTTCTCAAGGCTGGACATTCAGTTACG GTGTGGTCTGCTGATGCTGGTGTGGCCCACAGTCCCCCATCTGACTTACTTTGGAAAAACCAGGCTTCCTGGGGCACAGGAATTGACATAGTTACCTCACTGATCAATTCTGATGGAGAG GTGGTGGCTAGAAGAAGTGTAACCAAAACTCAGGTTGAGGTTGAAaacggggaggaggaggagggggaagaggaggatgcACAAACA GGCAAAGTGTCATCCAGAGAGTGTGCCATCATGTGA
- the lrrc40 gene encoding leucine-rich repeat-containing protein 40 — protein sequence MSRFKRTDNVDSIAGFRTEKIDLVPNGLLKAARKSGQLNLSGRGLVEVPQNVYRLNIDTPEEAKNVEFGASDCWWEQTDLTKLLLSSNQITQLSDDIRLLPSLTTLDLHDNLLSSLPSALAELKELQQLHLSHNQLSSLPEEVCTLGNLCSLTLQQNLLESLPEELGQLRNLTELDLSNNRLKSLPCSLGCLTHLRKINLCHNKLSCLPDSIAQLTNVELLDCSNNQLTDIPSSLSQMLALQQLYLRHNKLCLLPKLPAPVLKELYLGNNQIVQLETEQLACLTAISHLELRDNKINVLPEQITLLSTLTRLDLTNNNITTLPASLSLLPNLKVLLLEGNPLRGLRRDLLTKGTNELLKYLRGRIKDQPEKADEGQPAMMLPSQAVANLHNIRTLKILAYSDKLACSIPDEVFDAAANQAVATVNFSKNQLTSIPSRLLDFHSSLSDINLGFNRLTCCSPDIGKLLQLMHIDLRSNQLSDLPSEMKNLCRLRSIILNYNRFKSFPEVLYQVISLETVLLGNNQVCSVDPSRLTKLVRLSTLDLSNNDLLSIPPEVGLCTSLRCLCLEGNPFRTPRAAIMAKGTDALLEYLRSRIPT from the exons ATGTCTAGGTTCAAACGTACAGATAATGTAGACTCTATTGCGGGATTCCGGACCGAAAAGATCGACCTTGTACCCAATGGGCTCCTGAAGGCAGCCAGGAAGAGCGGCCAGCTCAACCTGTCGGGCCGAGGGCTAGTAGAAG TTCCTCAGAATGTGTACCGTCTAAATATTGACACACCGGAGGAAGCCAAAAATGTGGAGTTTGGAGCATCAGATTGCTGGTGGGAACAAACCGACCTCACAAAATTGCTGctgtcatccaatcagattacaCAATTGTCTGATGACATAAGACTGCTGCCATCACTGACTACGCTTGAT CTTCATGACAACCTGCTGAGCAGTTTGCCTAGTGCTTTGGCAGAACTAAAGGAGCTCCAGCAATTGCAcctcag TCACAATCAGCTGTCATCACTGCCAGAGGAAGTGTGTACTCTAGGAAACCTCTGTAgcctcacactgcagcagaatcTGCTGGAGAGCCTGCCAGAAGAACTGGGACAGCTAAGGAACCTGACTGAGCTG GACTTGTCTAACAACCGTCTGAAGAGCTTGCCCTGCAGCCTCGGCTGTCTCACTCATCTGCGGAAAATCAACCTGTGCCATAATAAACTCAGCTGTCTGCCTGACAGCATAGCCCAGCTCACAA ATGTTGAGTTGTTGGACTGCAGCAACAACCAGCTGACTGACATTCCCTCCAGCCTATCACAGATGCTCGCTCTCCAGCAACTTTATCTTAGGCACAACAAACTTTGCCTATTGCCAAAGCTGCCTGCACCTGTACTTAAG GAGTTGTATCTTGGCAACAACCAAATTGTACAGTTGGAGACAGAGCAGCTGGCTTGCCTGACTGCCATATCTCACCTAGAGCTCAGAGACAACAAGATCAATGTCCTCCCTGAACAGATCACCTTACTAAGCACGCTCACTCGCCTTGACCTCACCAACAACAACATTACTAC TCTTCCAGCATCTCTTAGCCTGCTTCCCAACCTGAAGGTGTTGCTGTTGGAGGGAAACCCTCTACGAGGACTTAGACGAGACCTTCTCACT AAAGGAACCAATGAACTTCTGAAGTATTTAAGAGGAAGAATCAAAG ATCAGCCGGAGAAGGCAGATGAAGGACAACCAGCAATGATGTTACCCAGCCAGGCAGTGGCTAATTTACACAACATTAGAACTCTCAAGATATTGGCATACAG tgACAAGCTGGCCTGTAGTATTCCAGATGAAGTGTTTGATGCTGCAGCAAATCAGGCTGTTGCAACAGTTAACTTCAGCAAGAACCAGCTGACTTCCATACCTTCCAg ACTGCTGGACTTTCACTCGTCACTGTCAGACATCAATCTGGGTTTCAACCGACTGACTTGCTGTTCTCCTGACATAGGCAAGTTACTGCAGCTGATGCACATTGATCtcag GAGTAACCAGCTGAGTGATTTACCATCTGAGATGAAGAACCTATGTAGACTGCGCTCCATTATCCTTAATTACAACAG GTTTAAGTCCTTTCCTGAAGTCCTATATCAGGTAATTTCCCTAGAGACGGTGTTACTGGGTAATAACCAGGTGTGTTCAGTGGATCCTAGTCGTCTCACAAAACTGGTCCGTCTGTCAACACTGGACCTGTCAAACAATGACCTGCTGAGCATCCCTCCAGAAGTGGGCCTATGTACCAGCCTCAG GTGTCTCTGTCTGGAGGGAAATCCTTTCCGCACCCCCAGAGCCGCTATAATGGCAAAAGGAACGGATGCATTATTGGAGTATCTGCGGAGCCGGATACCTACATGA